One uncultured Gellertiella sp. genomic window carries:
- a CDS encoding lytic murein transglycosylase translates to MTGKPTKTLARLALGLTVAAGVGLAGPAFADQAFRNWIISFYPVAAHAGITKSTYHAAFANVTEPDQDVLRKAGFQPEFRTPVWDYMDSRVNPYTVKIGQQMARKYGSTLAAIETHFGIDRNILLAIWSMESNYGAVLAKEERLHYVPQALATLAYSDPRRAKYARTQLIAALRILQAGDVPPAGLTGSWAGAMGHTQFIPTSYLLYGFDADGNGKRDIWNSVPDALATSANLLRQNGWTPGKTWGYEVTVPAGGAAYAGKTLTLAQWERLGFLRPNGKGFKTGGDRAQLKMPAGDNGPGFLMARNFFVIKKYNAADTYALAVGLLADQISGYSGMRQNWPRPDGTLDIKQKFELQSRMKELGYYEGEVDGNFGSGSKAAIASIQQKLGLQPDGEPSQQLLDALRK, encoded by the coding sequence ATGACCGGAAAACCCACGAAAACCCTTGCAAGACTGGCCCTTGGCCTGACGGTTGCGGCTGGCGTCGGTCTGGCTGGCCCGGCCTTCGCCGATCAGGCATTTCGAAACTGGATCATCAGTTTCTATCCCGTGGCAGCCCATGCGGGGATCACCAAATCCACCTATCACGCCGCCTTTGCCAATGTGACGGAACCCGATCAGGACGTGCTGCGCAAGGCCGGTTTCCAGCCGGAATTCCGCACTCCCGTCTGGGATTACATGGACAGCCGCGTCAACCCCTACACGGTGAAGATCGGCCAGCAGATGGCCCGCAAATATGGCTCGACGCTGGCCGCCATCGAGACCCATTTCGGCATTGACCGCAATATCCTGCTCGCCATCTGGTCGATGGAATCGAATTACGGCGCGGTGCTCGCCAAGGAGGAGCGGCTGCATTACGTGCCGCAGGCGCTGGCAACGCTGGCCTATTCCGATCCCAGGCGGGCGAAATATGCCCGCACCCAGCTGATCGCCGCCCTGCGCATCCTGCAGGCGGGCGACGTGCCGCCTGCAGGCCTCACCGGCTCCTGGGCCGGTGCCATGGGCCATACACAGTTCATTCCGACCAGCTACCTGCTCTATGGCTTCGATGCCGACGGCAACGGCAAGCGCGACATCTGGAACTCGGTCCCCGATGCACTTGCAACTTCGGCCAATCTTCTCCGGCAGAACGGCTGGACGCCCGGCAAGACCTGGGGCTACGAGGTGACGGTGCCGGCGGGCGGAGCGGCCTATGCGGGCAAGACGCTGACGCTTGCCCAGTGGGAGAGGCTTGGTTTCCTCCGGCCGAACGGCAAGGGGTTCAAGACCGGCGGCGACCGCGCCCAGCTGAAGATGCCTGCCGGTGACAACGGGCCGGGCTTCCTGATGGCCAGGAACTTTTTCGTCATCAAGAAATACAATGCCGCCGACACCTATGCGCTGGCGGTCGGCCTGCTGGCAGATCAGATCTCCGGCTACAGCGGCATGCGCCAGAACTGGCCGCGTCCCGACGGCACGCTCGACATCAAGCAGAAATTCGAACTGCAGTCGCGGATGAAAGAGCTTGGCTATTACGAAGGCGAGGTCGACGGCAATTTCGGCTCCGGCTCCAAGGCCGCCATCGCCTCGATCCAGCAGAAACTGGGTCTCCAGCCCGATGGCGAACCCTCGCAACAATTGCTGGATGCGCTGCGGAAATAG
- a CDS encoding DUF459 domain-containing protein, whose protein sequence is MTTCRPASVALRRPLVLLLSAALLLPLCAVPASAGQLQQPPQRRTLLQWLFGGSPRQQEDIITLPTRKKRPRVKKHNAGSITTLSTQVPLAKAVDARHVLVVGDFLAAGLADGLEAAFAGDATTVVDSRTSTASGLTRDDYFNWPGTLGKYLAETHPAAVVVLLGANDRQQIRGKGSSIKFDSPAWTEAYRARVDALIKVADEAHAPLIWVGLPSFRIDATNAAALQFNAVYRNETAKAGAEFVDIWDGFVDENGKFMLTGFDVNGQPVRLRTSDGVGMTEAGKRKMAFYAEKPVRKILGDPLTVEKIVRLDQQGLLGPTVPEVTPKTAGVAVRIAPISLTDPELDGGATLLGDPGEKTTISGTLLPGRSGPAPVGRVDDDRLPALQ, encoded by the coding sequence ATGACAACCTGTCGACCTGCGTCTGTCGCTCTGCGGAGGCCACTTGTCCTGCTTCTGTCTGCTGCCCTCCTGCTGCCGCTGTGTGCCGTCCCCGCAAGCGCCGGGCAGCTTCAGCAACCGCCGCAGCGGCGAACCTTGCTGCAATGGCTGTTCGGCGGATCCCCCCGGCAGCAGGAGGACATCATTACCCTGCCGACCCGCAAGAAGCGGCCGCGGGTGAAGAAGCACAATGCCGGAAGTATCACCACCCTTTCGACGCAAGTGCCGCTGGCCAAGGCTGTGGATGCGCGTCATGTGCTTGTGGTCGGGGATTTTCTGGCCGCAGGCCTGGCCGACGGGCTTGAGGCCGCCTTTGCCGGCGATGCCACCACCGTCGTCGACAGCCGCACCAGCACCGCCTCCGGCCTGACACGGGATGATTATTTCAATTGGCCGGGCACACTTGGCAAATATCTGGCCGAGACCCATCCGGCGGCGGTGGTTGTGCTGCTTGGCGCCAATGACCGCCAGCAGATCCGCGGCAAGGGCAGCAGCATCAAGTTCGACTCGCCCGCCTGGACCGAAGCCTATCGTGCCCGCGTCGATGCCTTGATCAAGGTGGCGGACGAGGCGCATGCCCCGCTGATCTGGGTCGGGCTGCCGTCGTTCCGGATCGATGCCACCAATGCGGCGGCTCTGCAATTCAACGCGGTCTATCGCAACGAGACCGCGAAAGCCGGCGCGGAATTCGTCGATATCTGGGATGGGTTTGTCGATGAGAACGGCAAATTCATGCTGACCGGCTTTGACGTCAATGGCCAGCCTGTCCGGTTGCGCACCAGCGATGGCGTCGGGATGACGGAGGCGGGGAAACGCAAGATGGCCTTCTACGCGGAAAAACCCGTCCGCAAGATCCTCGGTGATCCCCTCACGGTGGAAAAGATCGTCCGTCTCGACCAGCAAGGCCTGCTCGGCCCCACCGTCCCGGAGGTGACACCCAAAACGGCGGGAGTGGCGGTGAGGATAGCGCCGATCAGCCTGACCGATCCGGAACTGGATGGAGGGGCGACGCTTCTCGGCGACCCCGGAGAGAAAACCACGATCTCCGGGACCCTGTTGCCAGGCCGTTCAGGCCCCGCCCCTGTCGGGCGGGTCGACGATGATCGCCTTCCCGCCCTCCAGTAA
- a CDS encoding APC family permease yields the protein MSEKTGLASGSLGTIESIIMGIAGTAPAFSVAVTTAAIVAAVGTLSVGSIFYCGLIMFGITLAFIHLNKISPNAGATYAWVGHVFGPSWGFFAGWGLLVASVVFMVSATIPAATSTLVLIAPDLVESTTWVPLVAAIWLTVITVVVTKGIKHASYAQIIFTVIESVIVFGLIIGAFIQYGGKPVHMPSFQWVSPFSFTPEMFATGALTAIFFYWGWDVTMNLGEETTEGLPHPSSKGAFWSMINLILFFIIMMTVVLIVLSDDEIAKANTNVLYAIADKLFPRPWNYLAVLGTVLSTVGTIETQILQFSRSMFAMSRDKMLHPRYARVHPEWQTPWVATLVIWALGIVLLFGSTYLPTVQAILQSSILAIGLQICFYMGLAGFACAWYYRGKLKEGAGSAFSYVLWPLGSALFMVFVALYSIPTFDRVTTMVGVGGLLIGFVPLLANRFWPGTPQE from the coding sequence ATGTCTGAGAAAACCGGTTTGGCGAGCGGCTCGCTCGGGACCATCGAATCCATCATCATGGGCATAGCGGGGACGGCGCCCGCGTTCAGCGTGGCGGTAACGACGGCAGCCATTGTCGCCGCTGTCGGGACCCTGTCGGTCGGCAGCATCTTCTATTGCGGGCTGATCATGTTCGGCATCACGCTCGCCTTCATTCACCTGAACAAGATTTCGCCGAATGCCGGTGCCACCTATGCCTGGGTCGGCCATGTCTTCGGTCCTTCCTGGGGCTTCTTTGCCGGCTGGGGCCTGCTGGTCGCCTCGGTGGTGTTCATGGTCTCCGCCACCATTCCGGCGGCAACCTCGACGCTGGTGCTGATTGCGCCGGACCTCGTCGAAAGCACCACCTGGGTGCCGCTGGTTGCGGCGATCTGGCTGACGGTCATCACCGTGGTGGTGACCAAGGGCATCAAGCATGCCAGCTATGCGCAGATCATCTTCACGGTCATCGAGAGCGTGATCGTCTTCGGCCTGATCATCGGTGCCTTCATTCAATATGGCGGCAAACCCGTCCATATGCCGAGTTTCCAGTGGGTCTCGCCCTTCTCCTTCACGCCGGAAATGTTTGCGACCGGGGCGCTGACGGCGATCTTCTTCTACTGGGGCTGGGATGTGACGATGAATCTCGGCGAGGAGACCACGGAAGGTCTGCCGCATCCCTCAAGCAAGGGGGCCTTCTGGTCGATGATCAATCTCATCCTGTTTTTCATCATCATGATGACCGTCGTGCTGATCGTGCTCTCCGATGATGAAATCGCCAAGGCCAATACCAATGTGCTCTATGCGATTGCCGACAAGCTGTTTCCGCGCCCCTGGAACTATCTGGCGGTTCTCGGCACCGTTCTGAGCACCGTCGGCACCATCGAGACGCAGATCCTGCAATTCTCGCGCTCAATGTTTGCCATGTCACGCGACAAGATGCTGCATCCGCGCTACGCCAGGGTGCATCCGGAATGGCAGACCCCGTGGGTAGCGACCCTGGTGATCTGGGCACTCGGCATCGTGCTGCTGTTCGGCTCGACCTATCTGCCGACCGTTCAGGCCATCCTCCAGAGCTCGATCCTCGCCATCGGGTTGCAGATCTGCTTCTACATGGGCCTCGCCGGTTTTGCCTGCGCCTGGTACTATCGCGGCAAGCTGAAGGAAGGGGCGGGGTCGGCCTTTTCCTACGTGCTCTGGCCGCTGGGAAGTGCGCTGTTCATGGTGTTCGTCGCTCTCTACAGCATTCCGACCTTTGACCGGGTCACGACGATGGTCGGCGTGGGCGGCTTGCTGATCGGTTTCGTGCCACTGCTGGCCAACCGGTTCTGGCCTGGAACTCCGCAGGAGTGA
- a CDS encoding glutamate synthase subunit beta: MGKVTGFMEIDRQVAKYQPASDRIRHFREFTLPMSDPEVQKQAARCMDCGIPYCHGPTGCPVHNQIPDWNDLVYNGNWEEAIRNLHATNNFPEFTGRVCPAPCEEACTLNLEDTPVAIKTVEQAIADKAYELGFIVPQPPTIHTGKKVAVIGSGPAGLAAAQQLGRAGHEVHVYERESKPGGLLRYGIPDFKMEKNFINRRVEQMRGEGVTFHCGVNVGVTLPVEKLLADHDAVLYCGGSETPREAGIPGVDLAGVHDAMPYLVQQNRRVGRENADSVGWPVMSVLAAGKHVVVVGGGDTASDCVGTAFRQGAVKVTQLDIRPQPPQTEDKLAVWPFWATKMRTSSSQAEGAIREFQVATLEFIGEDGVLTGVKCCEVDDRRKPIAGTEFVIKADLAFIAIGFCGPCQDGVVKELGAKLKLDTDRRGSTNVIANESDYRTSVEKLWTAGDVRRGQSLVVWAIREGRQAARAIDETLMGSSILPR; encoded by the coding sequence ATGGGCAAGGTAACAGGCTTCATGGAAATCGACCGGCAGGTGGCGAAGTATCAGCCGGCCTCCGACCGCATCCGCCATTTTCGCGAATTCACGCTGCCGATGTCGGACCCGGAGGTGCAGAAACAGGCGGCGCGCTGCATGGATTGCGGCATTCCCTACTGCCATGGTCCGACCGGCTGCCCGGTGCATAACCAGATCCCCGACTGGAACGATCTCGTCTATAACGGCAATTGGGAAGAGGCGATCCGCAACCTGCACGCCACCAACAATTTCCCGGAATTCACCGGTCGCGTCTGCCCGGCGCCGTGCGAGGAAGCCTGCACGCTCAATCTCGAAGACACGCCGGTGGCGATCAAGACCGTCGAGCAGGCGATTGCCGACAAGGCCTATGAACTCGGCTTCATCGTGCCGCAGCCGCCGACCATCCATACCGGCAAGAAGGTGGCGGTCATCGGGTCTGGTCCTGCCGGCCTTGCCGCCGCCCAGCAGCTGGGTCGCGCCGGCCACGAAGTGCATGTCTACGAGCGGGAATCCAAGCCCGGCGGCCTGCTGCGCTACGGGATTCCCGATTTCAAGATGGAAAAGAACTTCATCAACCGCCGCGTCGAACAGATGCGCGGCGAAGGCGTGACCTTCCATTGCGGCGTCAATGTCGGGGTTACCCTGCCGGTTGAAAAGCTGCTCGCCGATCACGATGCGGTGCTCTATTGCGGCGGCTCGGAAACCCCGCGCGAGGCGGGCATTCCGGGCGTCGATCTGGCCGGTGTCCACGATGCCATGCCCTATCTGGTCCAGCAGAACCGCCGCGTTGGCCGGGAGAATGCCGACAGCGTCGGCTGGCCGGTGATGTCGGTGCTGGCGGCGGGCAAGCATGTGGTCGTGGTGGGTGGCGGCGACACTGCGTCCGACTGCGTCGGCACCGCCTTTCGCCAGGGGGCCGTCAAGGTCACCCAGCTCGACATTCGCCCGCAGCCGCCGCAGACCGAAGACAAGCTTGCCGTCTGGCCGTTCTGGGCAACCAAGATGCGTACCTCCTCCTCGCAGGCCGAAGGCGCGATCCGCGAATTCCAGGTGGCGACGCTGGAATTCATCGGCGAAGACGGGGTGCTGACCGGGGTCAAGTGCTGCGAAGTCGACGATCGCCGCAAGCCCATTGCCGGAACGGAATTCGTCATCAAGGCGGATCTCGCCTTCATCGCCATCGGTTTTTGCGGTCCCTGCCAGGATGGTGTGGTCAAGGAACTCGGTGCAAAGCTGAAGCTCGACACCGACAGGCGCGGCTCGACCAATGTGATCGCCAACGAGAGCGATTATCGCACCTCGGTGGAAAAGCTGTGGACGGCGGGCGACGTGCGCCGGGGGCAGTCGCTGGTGGTCTGGGCCATCCGCGAAGGCCGTCAGGCCGCCCGCGCCATCGACGAAACCCTGATGGGCAGCAGTATCCTGCCGCGCTGA